CTGCATACATGTCATTATTGTTACACCTTCAAGTATAGATTTACTTGAAAATGTAACACTTTAATCTTCAAGTTTTACGAAACATAACTTTTAAATTTTTTTGCACCTAAAAGCATTAAAACTCCAGAAAATACAATAGCTGCAGTTACATATAAAGCATAATCATAATTTCCAGTCCAATCAGTTAAACTAACAGCATATAAAGGAGCAGTAACTTGACCTATTCCATATGCAGTTGTAAGTGCTCCCATAAGCATAACTGGATTCTTTCCAGCTAATTTACCACCTAAGTTCATAAATAGTGCAACAAGTCCAGTAAACGTTCCACCGTATAAAATTCCACAAAATAAGTTTAAATACATATTTGTAGTCATTGTAGGTATTAATATTCCAACTATTTGTATAGACATTGCAATTATAATTATATTTATACTTCCATATTTATGTGCAAGTTTCATCCAAATAATTGCAGCAGGAATTCCAGCAAGTCCAACTAGTAACCAAGATAAACCAGCAACTGCTTCTAAACCTGAAATTGATTTTAAAATAGTTGGAAGAAAAGTTCCTTGAATTACAAACCCAACACCTTCTGTAAAATATGCTGCAATTAATATTATAACAAAGGGTGAAAATAAAGATTTATTTAATGGATGTTTTTCATTACTAGAAGCTATTTGCTTATCAAAAGATAATATATACAAAGGATAAAAAGTCACAAGTGCACCTATAATAGTTAAAACAATCCATGATGTTTGCCAAGAAGAAATAGATAAAATAAATCTACTTATAATATCAGAAGAAGCCAAGGCAATTCCAATACCTGAAAAGTATATTCCCATTGCTTTTGTTTTATCTTCGAAATCTAATTTAGTCATTACAATAGCAGCACCAACAACTAAAGCCATAGCTGAACCAAAGCCTGCAATAATACGACCTATTGACCATAAAATATCATTTGTTGTAATACCCATAATTAAAGTTGTTAAAATACAAAGAACTGTACCTATTCTAAAATATTTAACTTTTGTATTAATATCTTTTATAAAAATAGCAAAAATTGAACCTGATAAATATCCAACATAATTCAAAGAAGCCAAAACTCCTGAAAAAGTTAAAGACAAAGTTTGGTCTTCAAGCATTGAAGGAAGAAGCGAAGTATATGAAAACCTTGCAACTCCAACTCCAATAAAGAGTCCAATTATTCCTGCTAATAAAATATTGAAATTATTGTTTTTATCTAATAAATTAAAACTACTCATCTTTTTCCTTTTTTCTACTTTTATTTATATCATTTTGATATGCTTTTGGTGTTAATGCAAAAACTTTTTTAAATACATTTGTTAAATGACTTTGATCATAAAAACCTACTTCAACAGCAGCTTCTGAAATATCGACACCTTGGCTAATTAATTTTTTTGCTCTATGAACTCTTTTGTTTACAATATAAGCATTAGCTGATAATCCAAAATCTTGGTTGCAAATTCGTATAATATGATAGGGACTCACTTTTAACTCTTTTGAAATACTAGTTAATGTCAATTTTGATGAAATGTTTTTTTCAACATATTCTTTAAAATCTTTTGCAATTTTTGTTGTTTCATCAATTTTTAAAAATGTTTTTTCAGAAACATATTTATTAAAAATATTTTTCAAAAAAGTTAACAATTCTAACTCTTTTTTTATTACATCACTTTTCTCATATAATATATTAAATAATTCAAAAAACTCTTTATTTAAATCCAAGTCATCTATTATATTTGATAAGGCAATAATGTCTTTTGTGTCAAATAATTGATTTTGCAAATTTTTATACCAATCTCTTTGAATATAAATCACATAATAATCTTTGTTTTCATCATCACAAATTGAATAATGAACTTCATTTGGATTAATAATAATTAATCTCTTTTCTTTTAAAATAAGTTCTTTATCATTAACAATAAATTTTGCTCTACCTTCTTTTAATCCTATTATACATATCATATTATGATAATGTTTTTGTGGACATTCAAAAAATCTTGTACTGTATTTTAACTCTAGATATGAAAGTTGGGGTATTTTAAAAATTCTGTTATTTGTATTTTCTATCATTTTGCTATCTTACATAATAAAAGTTTAAAAGTCTTGGAAAATATTGCTATTAGTGATTTAAAGGTGAAAGAAAAGTTGTTAGTAAACTTTCACCTTGCGTGTTTTAGCTTGTATATAAAAATTAGTGGAAAAAGTATAACAACAATTAGTAGCATTAAACTAGCATGATTATTACTTTTTAATTATTCAACGATTATTTAGCAATTTTAAGTTAATATAATTAAACACTAACGGAGAACTTTTTGTATTCAAAAGAACTATCATCTATCAAAAAATCAAATCGTTTTAGAACTCGAGAAATATTTTCAAAAGATATAATTGATCTTGCATCAAATGATTATTTAGGCTTATCTACGAATAAAGATATTTTCCAAAAAGCTTATGAAAGAGTACTAAAAGAGCAATACACTTCACCAAAAGCTTCTATGCTTGTAAATGGCTACAATCAAATTCATAAAGATTTTGAAGATCTTTTATGTAAAACAAATAAGTTTCAAGCAGGTGTAGCTGTTGGTTCTGGATTTCTAGCAAACATTGCAATGATTGAAGCATTATGTAGAAAAAATGATACTTTATTTATTGATGAAGATTATCATGCAAGTGGAATACTTGCCACTAAACTTTTAAAACCAGAACAAGTAGTTGTATTTAAACATAATGATTCACTTGACTTAGAAAATAAAATTTTACAAAACACTAGAAGTGGTAGAAATATCGTAGCAATTGAAGGTGTTTATTCTATGGGTGGAGATTTAGCACCCATAGAATTATTTCATATTCAAGAAAAATATAATACCCTACTTTTAGTTGATGAAGCTCATAGTTCAGGTGTAATTGGCGATAATTTACTAGGTATATTTGACCATTATAAAATTAAACCTAATAAGTATCATATTAAAATGGGCACACTTGGTAAAGCTTATGGCTCTTATGGTGCATATATATTAGCTTCAAATGAAATCATAGATTTTTTAGTAAATAGAGCAAAGCCAATAATTTACTCAACTGCTCCTTCCCTTTTTGATATAGCACTAGGCTTTGAATCATTAAAATATATAATTGAAAATAAAAAAACTCTAAAAGAAAAGATAAATGAGAATTTAACTATTATACGTACTATATTAGGTATAAAATCTAATAGTTTAATTATCCCTATTGATATAGGTGATAATAAAAAAGTAAAACAAATACAAGCTGTTTTACAAGAAAAATCATACCTAGTTGGTGCAATTAGACAACCGACTGTTAAAAGTGCGATTATACGGCTAATTGCAAAAATAGATATTAATGAAAATGACTTAACCAAGGTATGTCAAGTTTTAAAGGAATTAAAATGAGAATAGTATTAATTAGTTTACTAACATTATCTGCAGCTTTTGCTCAAAATACTATAAATATGAAAAAATGTGAACTACTAGAAATTTCTCCATATACAAAATTATTCTCATGTCATAAAATTGACTACTTAGTTGAATATAAAATAGAAGTAGATTTAAGCGAAGCAGATAGTATTAAAAAAATTACAATGATTACACCAACTTCACAAACAGTAATCAAAACAGGAAAATAAATGATAATAAATGATTTAGTAAAAGGTAATAAAAAATTTAGAGAAGTTAACTTTCCTAGATTTCAAGGAAATATTAAAGAGCTAGTTGAACATGGACAAAAACCAGAAATTCTTTTTGTAGGATGTAGTGATAGTAGAATTACACCTGATTTAATGCTTGATACAAAGCCTGGAGATATGTTTATTTTAAGAAATGTAGGAAACTTTGTTCCTCCATATAGTCCTGATGAAGATTACCATGGTAGCTCAGCTGCAATTGAATACGCAGTTTCAGTTTTAGGAGTTAAACATATTATTATTTGTGGTCATTCACATTGTGGTGCTTGTAAAAGTTTATACAAAGATATAGGTGATTCACCTGATTTAATTCACGTAAAGAAATGGTTAGAACTTGGTAAGAGAGCTAAAGAATATACACTTTTAGCAATTCAAGATAAAAGTGATAAAGAGAAATTATATAGAGCAACTGAGAGAATTTCAGTAGTCCATCAATTAGAAAACTTACTTACATTTCCAGATGTTGAAAGAAAAATAAAAAGTGGTGAATTACAAATTCACGGCTGGTATTATAGAATAGAAGATGGTACATTAGAGTCTTATGATGGAGAAAAATGTTCATTTGTTCCATTAATGGAAGATAATTATGGAAAATAATGAAGTAAGAAGATTACCAAAAAAAACCATTATAATAATTGTCATATTATTTCTTGCAGGTTTTGCAGTATTCATGACATTAAAAATATTAAAACAAGACAAAATGACCGAAATTCTTGCAACCTTAGGACATAAAAATATAGATAAAATTGAAGTAATAAATAAACTAAGTGTTGAAGATAAAGAAACAAGATATAAAAGTAAAGTGTATAAAGTTATGTTTCACGATATTGATTTAGATAAAACATGTATTGGTTTTATTCATATGGGTAGATATAACAAAAATACTAAAGACCTTGATTGTAAATAGGAATAATTATGAGTATTATAGAAAAATTAGAAAACAATGAAAGATTAAATTACGAAGATGCCATTAAACTTTATGATTTAGATTTATTCATACTTGCAAAATATGCAAATAGAATAAGAGAAGAGAAACATGGTAAAAAAACATATTTCAATATTAATAGACATATAAACCCAACAAATATTTGTAAAGATGTTTGCCAATTTTGTGCTTATAGTGCAAGTAGAAAAAACCCTTTACAATATACATTAACACATGAAGAGATTTTAGAAATTGTAAAAACTTCATCAAAAAAGGATATTAAAGAAGTACATATTGTATCAGCACATAATCCAAATACTGGCTTACAATGGTATATGGATGTATTTAAAAAGATAAAAGAAAACTTTCCATCAATTCATGTAAAAGCTTTAACAGCTGCTGAGATTCATTTTTTAAGTACAGAGTATAATCTTACATATGAAGAATTGATTGCAAAAATGATTGAGCATGGAATTGATTCAATGCCAGGTGGTGGAGCTGAAATTTTTGACGAAAAAGTACGTAAAAAAATCTGTGGAGGAAAAGTTACTTCACAACAATGGTTAGATATTCATAGAACTTGGCATAAAGCTGGGAAACAAAGTAATGCTACTATGCTTTTTGGACACGTTGAAAGTAGAGAACATAGAATTGATCATATGATTAGACTTCGTGATTTACAAGATGAAACAGGAGGTTTTAATGCCTTTATTCCACTTGTATATCAAACAGAAAACAATTACTTAAAAATTGATGCACCATTAACAGGTGTTGAAATTTTAAAAACTTATGCAATCGCAAGAATTGTTTTAGATAATATTTCAAACATCAAAGCATATTGGGCAACTTCAACTGTAAAACTTGCTTTAATAGCACAAGAATTTGGCTCAAACGATGTAGATGGTACAATTGAAAAAGAATCAATTCAAAGTGCTGCAGGAGCAACAAGTGCAAAAGGAGTTGCATTAAAAGAGTTTGTTGACTTAATAAGAAATACTGGATTTACTCCTGTTGAGAGAGACTCTGTTTATAATGAACTAAAAACTTGGTAAAAGTTTTTAGTTTATCTTTTTCAAATTATTATTTAGGTTGATTAAATACTAATTTAAACTCTATTTCTAAACCATTTAAAGTTTTTAACATACTTATAGGATACATAATATTTATTGAATAAAGTTCATTGTTTAACATTTCTATTGTTTTAAATAATTCAACAGGACTTTTAACTAGCATATTAACTGAATAGTAAAACTTAGTAATATCTTCATTTTTACTAGAATTAAATTTAATAATTGTATCTTCTGGGAATAAAATTTTCAATTGCTCAGTTACCCTAGAAATTGGCATAAACTCATCTGTGATATATTTATCAGTATAAGTTTTATAAACCACATCTTCAAGTTTTAGAGCACTTAAAGCTATAATTTTTGCATCTAACATATTCTTTTTATTTTTATTATTTTCATCTATGTTAATTTCTATTTTATTATAAATATCTTCTAATGCTGGTTGAACCGATTTGATAAAAGTGTCATCATTTAAAAGTGTAGCATTAATTTCTAAACTATTTTCTTGAAGTTTTAAATCTTTTAATACAATATCATAAGGTATTCTTTTAAAAATAGATTTTATACGTTTCTCGATTTTATCATTGATATTAACATGATCTGGTAGCTTAATAAATTTTCTAACTTCTTGTTTTTCTTCTTGCTTTTGTTCATTTATATTTAAATATAATTTATATAAACCAAAAAATGCTAAAACAAAAAATACCAAAATAAACAAACTGTTAAAGTTGGTTTTTTTAGCTTTCTTTCTAGGCTTGATAAAACTCTTTTTTAAATGTTTATCTTTAGTTAGTTCAAAAATTTCTTCATCGATATTTATTGGATGATAATCAATTGGTAAAATTAATTCATCACTTAATTGAGTAATTTGTTCACTTGATAATTGTTTAACTACATATAAAATTACAATTTTTTCAACAAATACATCTTTTGATTCTTCATAAAATTTATTAAGTGTGTTATGAATTATTTCATTTAATTCTAAATAATAAATTTCATCAAAAAGCTTTTGTCCTGTAATATCATCTTCATAAAAATGTGTTTTTTTAATTGATTCAAAATTTGGTAAATCAACTGTTTTATTAAATACTATAGAAGCATCGTTTCCTAAAATTAATATAAAAGCTTTATTATTAAATAGAAAAATTAATAATTGATTTTTACAAATATTTTGTTCTAAATGCAAGTTTAAAATATGAAATGCTGAATAAATATAATCAATACCCGTTTTTTCAAAATAGTTTTTTGTTTCAAATAATGTTGTTTTTAAAACTGCTATATCAAAATCTGCATTTAACTCAGAAATTTCACAATCTTTTAATTTAGAAGATAAAGTCTTAGGAACAAGTTTAGTAGTATCACTTATCAATAAAGTTGAAATATAAGTATCTGCAATCTCTTTTTGTGAAGCATTTAATTTTAGGGCAATATCACGTGAAAGAATTTCATCATCAACTAAAAAAACAGAATTATTAGCTTCTACAATTTGATTGTCACTTAATTTTTTATAATCAAGTTTAAGTTGAGTATCATATTTAATAGCATTGATATATAAAGACTCTTTAGTAAACATATATTTCCTATTTAAACTTTTTAAGACATTGCATTTATCATCATCTTATCTTTTATAAACTCTTTCGCTTCATCAAATTCTAAACCTTCAATACTATAAGGTTCAGATAAATAAAAGTCAATTCTTCCAAAAGGTTTTGGTAAAACAAATTTATCCCAAGAATTAAACTGCCAATATTTTGAGGGTTTTGAGTTTAATACAATAATTTTAGCATTACTTTTCTTGGCAATTGCTACAACACCATCTGCAATAGTATACCTAGGACCTCTTGGGCCATCAGGAGTAAGTGCAACATCACAACCATTTTTTATTTCTTTTATTGTACTAATTAAAGCTTTAGCCGCACCTTTAGAAGATGAACCTCTAATTAATCCAGTTCCTAAAAGAGCATATATTTTTGCAATTATTTCGCCATCTTTATTATGACTAATCATTGCTTTTACATTTCCATTGGGTCTGAATTTAAAGTAATTTGTAGGTTGTGCTAGCAAATCGCCATGCCAAGCAACAAAGATAAAAGCTTCATCACTGCTAACTTTAGAGTGATGAAAAACTTTTTTGTTTGTAGAATAAATGAATTTTACTAAAAAGTAAAGTATATAAGGTAAAATATTTAACTTAAAATATTTTTTCATTACTCTACAATTTCACCTTTAAGTGAAGTTCTAGTATTTGATGTAATTTTAACATTTACAAATTTTCCAAGTAAAGAATCACTTCCACTTGTAAATACTTGTAAGTAATTATCAGTGAACCCACAAACTTCACCATTTGGTTTTAAACTTTCAACTAATACGTTTAAAGTTTGTCCAACATAAGATGGCATTACAGCTTCTAAATGTCTTTTGTGTAATTCGATTAAATCAATTAATCTTTTGCTTCCAATTTCATCAGGAACTTCTTTTTCTTTCATATTAAGAGCTTCAGTTCCAGGTCTAGGAGAATATTTAAAGTTGAAAATTTGATCAAATTTTACTTGATTTACAACATCTAAAGTATCTTCATAATCTTCTTGCGTTTCTCCTGGAAATGCAACAATAATATCAGTTGTAATTCTTAAATCAGGAACTAGTGATCTTAATTTTGTAGCTCTGTTTATAAACCACTCTTTTGTATATCCACGCTTCATTGCTTTTAAAATTTCAGTTGAACCACTTTGTAATGGCATATGAATACATCTAGATATTTTTTTATTTCTTGCAAACTCTTCAATAAAATCATCATCCATATGCAAAGGATGAGGAGATGTGAATCTAATTCGCTCTAAACCTTCAACTTTTGAAACTTCTTGTAAAAGTTTAGTAAAAGTTGATTTTTCTCTACCATCTGAAAATCTTCTTCCATAAGAGTTTACATTTTGCCCTAGAAGCATAACTTCAACAGCACCTAAATCAACTGATTTTTGAACTTGGTCAACAATCATTTCAATAGGTATAGAAATCTCTTCACCACGTGTACTAGGAACGATACAGTAAGTACACTTTTTATCACAACCAATTGAGATATTTACACTTGCTCTGTATTTATTTGTTTTTGCAGTTGCAAATTCGTATGTTGATTCATCATGGTCAATACTGATTTCAACTGAACCTTTTACATCAACAACATCTTTAATTTTAGAAATATTTCTTGCACCTACAACAAAATCAACATATGGAGCTCTTTTGATAATATCTCTACCAAGATGAGATGCCGTACAACCACAAACACCTATTTTAGCTCCATCTTTTTTCTTTTTATTAAACTGACCAATTTCAGAAAATAGTTTCTGAACTGGTTTTTCTCTTACAGAACATGTATTTATGATAATTAAATCAGCATCTTCCATTTTATCAGTTTGTGAATAATCTTTATGTTTTTCTAACTCAGCTGCGATATGTTGACTATCTGTGTCATTCATTTGACAACCAAGTGTTTGAATAAATAGTTTTTTATTTGAACTCATAGTTTTTATCACTTATTAAAGTGCATGAACCTCATACATATACTCATCATCAGCTAATCCATATTTTACTTCTCTAAAATATACGTTCACACCTTCATCTTCTAAAGCATCAACTAATGCCATCATGTCTTTATGTGAATTATCTCTATCAAAATAGAATATTTTTTCACCATCTTTTTGTAAATCTTCTTTAATCTTATCTAGTTGGACTTTTTTAGGTTTTTCACTTAATTCAGTTCTTGCAAATAATAATTCCATATATTAAACCTTTTGTTTTAATTAGCCAATTATTTTATCCAAAAATTACTTTTATTTTTATAAAAGGAGATTTAGATATAATATCTATCTACACTACATTGAATTCAAAACATTACATTTCAATGTCAACAAATAAAAAGATATTAGAGGGTTATTAATGGACAAAATTATAGATATTTTAGACTCAATTGCATATGAAAAAGGTCTACAAATCAAAGATGTTGAGAATGCATTAAAAGAAGCATTGATTAAAACAGCAGAGAAAATGGTAGACGAAACATTAAGATTCGATGCAAATATAGATAGAGAAAATAAAAGATTACAATTATCACAAAAGATTGAAGTATTAGCAGTTGGAGATGAGAAACTAACTGGTGAAGTAGAAGATGAATACGGAAATGAAATGAATGCTGAAAACTTTATAGATTTAGATGAAGCAAAAGAGATTGATGAAGATTTAGAAATCGGTGATTTTATTGACTACGATTTAGAGTTTGAAAATATGGGAAGAAATGCAGCAACTATCTTACATAGTAATTTTGAATATAGAATACAAAGATTTATAGAAGAAAACCTAGTTGGAAAATATCAAGATAAAATAGGAAAAATTGTATCAGGTGTTGTTACAAGAGTAGATAGACAAGAAAACACTTATATTGAAATCGGTGAAGTTAAAGGTATGCTTCAACGAAAAAGTAGAATTAAAGGTGAAGTATTTAAAGTAGGAGATACTGTAAAAGCTGTTGTTCGTGGTGTTAATATTGATAAAACAAATGGTTTATTAATTGATATTTCAAGAACATCTCCTAAATTCTTAGAGTGTTTACTAGCTCTTGAAGTTCCTGAACTTAAAGACGAAAAAGTAACAATTGAAGCTAGTGCTAGAATTCCTGGATCTAGAGCAAAAATTGCATTAACAAGTATTGACCCTCAAATTGACCCAATTGGTTCAGTAGTTGGTGTAAAAGGTGTAAGAATTTCATCTGTATCATTCCAATTAAATGGTGAGAATATTGATTGTGTTGAATATTCTACTATTCCTGAAATGTTTATATCTCGTGCACTTTCACCTGCAATTATTTCATCTGTTAAAATTGAAAAAGCACCAGAAGGAAATGAAAAAGGTAAAGCAATTGTAACAATTCCAAGTGACCAAAAGTCAAAAGCAATTGGAAAATCTGGTTTAAATATAAGACTTGCTTCTATGCTTACTAAATATGAAATTGAACTTGTAGAAATTGAAGGTTCAACTCCTACTGATGAAGGTAATAATAAAAGAAATGAAGAAAGAACAACTGATACATCGTCATTAGAAGCGTTATTTAAATAACATGAATAAGATATATATTTATGATTCAGTAAAAAAAGAAAAAGTTTTATTTGAAGCAATAGAAGAAAAAAAAGCAAAAATCTATGTGTGTGGACCAACAGTTTATGATGATTCACACCTAGGTCATGCAAGGTCTGCTATTGCTTTTGATTTACTTCATAGAGTTTTGAAAAATAATGACTATGAAGTAACAATGACAAAAAACTTTACTGATATTGATGATAAAATCATAAAGAAAATGTATGAAACATCTAGAAGCTTAGAAGATATTACAAGTGAATATATAAAAGCATATAAAGCTGATATGAGAGAACTTAATGTCTTAGATAATACTATTGAACCAAAAGCTACACAAAATTTAGAAATTATGAAAGATATGATTAATAATCTAATTTCAAAAGATATTGCTTATGTAATTTCTAATGGTGTTTATTTTGATACTTCAAAAGATTCTACTTATGGTTGTATTTCAAATCGTGCTAGTGATGAAAATTCACAAGCAAGAGTTGAAGTAAATACTGAAAAAAGAAACCCATCTGATTTTGCTTTATGGAAATTTGCAAAAGACGAAGATGTAATATTTGAAGCAAGCTTTGGTAACGGTCGTCCTGGTTGGCACATAGAGTGTTCAGCTATGATAGAAAAGCATCTTGCGTATAAAAATACAGCTTACCAAATCGATATTCATGGTGGTGGAGCAGATTTACTTTTCCCTCATCATGAAAATGAAGCAGCACAAACTAGATGTTCTTCAAATCAAGAAATTGCAAAATATTGGATGCACAATGGTTTTGTAAATATTGATGGAGAGAAAATGAGTAAATCTCTTGGAAACTCTTTTTTCCTAAAAGACGTTCTTAAATCTTATAGTGGTGAAGTTATTAGATTTTATCTTTTAACTGCTCACTATAGAACAGATTTTAACTTTAATGAAGAAGATTTACTTTCATCAAAAAAGAGACTTGATAAACTTTATAGAGTTAAAAAAAGAGTTTACGGTGGAGCTTCAAGCACTGTAAATAAAGAGTTTAAAGAAAAAATGATTAATGCATTGAATGATGATATAAATACTTCAAAAGCAATATCTTTTATTGATGAAATGATTGCAAATGCAAATGATAAACTAGATATTAACCCTAAAGACAAAGCTTTGAAAAAAGAACTTGTATCAAATATAGAGTTTATTTCAGATGTTCTTGGAATTGGAAATAGTGATGCATATTCGTACTTTCAGTTTGGAATTTCAAATG
This sequence is a window from Poseidonibacter parvus. Protein-coding genes within it:
- the nusA gene encoding transcription termination factor NusA, which codes for MDKIIDILDSIAYEKGLQIKDVENALKEALIKTAEKMVDETLRFDANIDRENKRLQLSQKIEVLAVGDEKLTGEVEDEYGNEMNAENFIDLDEAKEIDEDLEIGDFIDYDLEFENMGRNAATILHSNFEYRIQRFIEENLVGKYQDKIGKIVSGVVTRVDRQENTYIEIGEVKGMLQRKSRIKGEVFKVGDTVKAVVRGVNIDKTNGLLIDISRTSPKFLECLLALEVPELKDEKVTIEASARIPGSRAKIALTSIDPQIDPIGSVVGVKGVRISSVSFQLNGENIDCVEYSTIPEMFISRALSPAIISSVKIEKAPEGNEKGKAIVTIPSDQKSKAIGKSGLNIRLASMLTKYEIELVEIEGSTPTDEGNNKRNEERTTDTSSLEALFK
- a CDS encoding HP0268 family nuclease, which produces MELLFARTELSEKPKKVQLDKIKEDLQKDGEKIFYFDRDNSHKDMMALVDALEDEGVNVYFREVKYGLADDEYMYEVHAL
- the mqnE gene encoding aminofutalosine synthase MqnE is translated as MSIIEKLENNERLNYEDAIKLYDLDLFILAKYANRIREEKHGKKTYFNINRHINPTNICKDVCQFCAYSASRKNPLQYTLTHEEILEIVKTSSKKDIKEVHIVSAHNPNTGLQWYMDVFKKIKENFPSIHVKALTAAEIHFLSTEYNLTYEELIAKMIEHGIDSMPGGGAEIFDEKVRKKICGGKVTSQQWLDIHRTWHKAGKQSNATMLFGHVESREHRIDHMIRLRDLQDETGGFNAFIPLVYQTENNYLKIDAPLTGVEILKTYAIARIVLDNISNIKAYWATSTVKLALIAQEFGSNDVDGTIEKESIQSAAGATSAKGVALKEFVDLIRNTGFTPVERDSVYNELKTW
- a CDS encoding aminotransferase class I/II-fold pyridoxal phosphate-dependent enzyme — its product is MYSKELSSIKKSNRFRTREIFSKDIIDLASNDYLGLSTNKDIFQKAYERVLKEQYTSPKASMLVNGYNQIHKDFEDLLCKTNKFQAGVAVGSGFLANIAMIEALCRKNDTLFIDEDYHASGILATKLLKPEQVVVFKHNDSLDLENKILQNTRSGRNIVAIEGVYSMGGDLAPIELFHIQEKYNTLLLVDEAHSSGVIGDNLLGIFDHYKIKPNKYHIKMGTLGKAYGSYGAYILASNEIIDFLVNRAKPIIYSTAPSLFDIALGFESLKYIIENKKTLKEKINENLTIIRTILGIKSNSLIIPIDIGDNKKVKQIQAVLQEKSYLVGAIRQPTVKSAIIRLIAKIDINENDLTKVCQVLKELK
- a CDS encoding AraC family transcriptional regulator, with the translated sequence MIENTNNRIFKIPQLSYLELKYSTRFFECPQKHYHNMICIIGLKEGRAKFIVNDKELILKEKRLIIINPNEVHYSICDDENKDYYVIYIQRDWYKNLQNQLFDTKDIIALSNIIDDLDLNKEFFELFNILYEKSDVIKKELELLTFLKNIFNKYVSEKTFLKIDETTKIAKDFKEYVEKNISSKLTLTSISKELKVSPYHIIRICNQDFGLSANAYIVNKRVHRAKKLISQGVDISEAAVEVGFYDQSHLTNVFKKVFALTPKAYQNDINKSRKKEKDE
- the miaB gene encoding tRNA (N6-isopentenyl adenosine(37)-C2)-methylthiotransferase MiaB; its protein translation is MSSNKKLFIQTLGCQMNDTDSQHIAAELEKHKDYSQTDKMEDADLIIINTCSVREKPVQKLFSEIGQFNKKKKDGAKIGVCGCTASHLGRDIIKRAPYVDFVVGARNISKIKDVVDVKGSVEISIDHDESTYEFATAKTNKYRASVNISIGCDKKCTYCIVPSTRGEEISIPIEMIVDQVQKSVDLGAVEVMLLGQNVNSYGRRFSDGREKSTFTKLLQEVSKVEGLERIRFTSPHPLHMDDDFIEEFARNKKISRCIHMPLQSGSTEILKAMKRGYTKEWFINRATKLRSLVPDLRITTDIIVAFPGETQEDYEDTLDVVNQVKFDQIFNFKYSPRPGTEALNMKEKEVPDEIGSKRLIDLIELHKRHLEAVMPSYVGQTLNVLVESLKPNGEVCGFTDNYLQVFTSGSDSLLGKFVNVKITSNTRTSLKGEIVE
- the cysS gene encoding cysteine--tRNA ligase; amino-acid sequence: MNKIYIYDSVKKEKVLFEAIEEKKAKIYVCGPTVYDDSHLGHARSAIAFDLLHRVLKNNDYEVTMTKNFTDIDDKIIKKMYETSRSLEDITSEYIKAYKADMRELNVLDNTIEPKATQNLEIMKDMINNLISKDIAYVISNGVYFDTSKDSTYGCISNRASDENSQARVEVNTEKRNPSDFALWKFAKDEDVIFEASFGNGRPGWHIECSAMIEKHLAYKNTAYQIDIHGGGADLLFPHHENEAAQTRCSSNQEIAKYWMHNGFVNIDGEKMSKSLGNSFFLKDVLKSYSGEVIRFYLLTAHYRTDFNFNEEDLLSSKKRLDKLYRVKKRVYGGASSTVNKEFKEKMINALNDDINTSKAISFIDEMIANANDKLDINPKDKALKKELVSNIEFISDVLGIGNSDAYSYFQFGISNEEKTKIEELIEKRNVAKKAKDFDTADKVRDEISALGISLMDTPSGVVWEKV
- a CDS encoding YbfB/YjiJ family MFS transporter, whose product is MSSFNLLDKNNNFNILLAGIIGLFIGVGVARFSYTSLLPSMLEDQTLSLTFSGVLASLNYVGYLSGSIFAIFIKDINTKVKYFRIGTVLCILTTLIMGITTNDILWSIGRIIAGFGSAMALVVGAAIVMTKLDFEDKTKAMGIYFSGIGIALASSDIISRFILSISSWQTSWIVLTIIGALVTFYPLYILSFDKQIASSNEKHPLNKSLFSPFVIILIAAYFTEGVGFVIQGTFLPTILKSISGLEAVAGLSWLLVGLAGIPAAIIWMKLAHKYGSINIIIIAMSIQIVGILIPTMTTNMYLNLFCGILYGGTFTGLVALFMNLGGKLAGKNPVMLMGALTTAYGIGQVTAPLYAVSLTDWTGNYDYALYVTAAIVFSGVLMLLGAKKFKSYVS
- a CDS encoding carbonic anhydrase; the protein is MIINDLVKGNKKFREVNFPRFQGNIKELVEHGQKPEILFVGCSDSRITPDLMLDTKPGDMFILRNVGNFVPPYSPDEDYHGSSAAIEYAVSVLGVKHIIICGHSHCGACKSLYKDIGDSPDLIHVKKWLELGKRAKEYTLLAIQDKSDKEKLYRATERISVVHQLENLLTFPDVERKIKSGELQIHGWYYRIEDGTLESYDGEKCSFVPLMEDNYGK
- a CDS encoding lysophospholipid acyltransferase family protein; the encoded protein is MKKYFKLNILPYILYFLVKFIYSTNKKVFHHSKVSSDEAFIFVAWHGDLLAQPTNYFKFRPNGNVKAMISHNKDGEIIAKIYALLGTGLIRGSSSKGAAKALISTIKEIKNGCDVALTPDGPRGPRYTIADGVVAIAKKSNAKIIVLNSKPSKYWQFNSWDKFVLPKPFGRIDFYLSEPYSIEGLEFDEAKEFIKDKMMINAMS